TTGCTAAAGCAATTCAAACAGCAGCACCCATCccaggattcaaacctgcaaccttctggtGAACATCCACTACACAGACACTTTTCAGTTCCCGCTTCTGAATAGCCATGTTAAGGTCGGGCAAAGTACTCCAAGACCCCAAGCTGTTATGTCGGGGGGGGGTCAAACAGGACTCCAGGAACCAACACTAGGTGGCATGGAGCGGACTAGTGTCAGGCACCTCTGATATAGTCTGACAGGAGCGCGTCTCTTCACCGGCCTCGAGTCCTGCCGCTTCACCTTGGTGCTGGGTACCTCCAGGAATCTTCGGGCCTTGGACGCACCCTTCCGTCTCAGGGCACGGATGATGGGAGGGGCTTCAGAGAAGTAGGCAGAACACCTGTGGAACCACAGATACCTTTAGCTCCTCATGGTCTGACATGAACGCACACACATCccagtttggccagcagatggctGCTTACAGCCACACTAAAGCTCCAGTTGAGAGCATCAAGTAATTTATTTTCGTCCTCTAGAGGACATTATGCATTTGCTTGTCTCATACTATACATGCTGCTCAATCATGTCCTAATGCTCTTTAAAAGGCATAGTAGGGGCTTCATGATGTCATATCTGGGGGTGTGACCTTGCCAACACCCTTCCTGTCAAATCAAAATTTTAATCCATATTTTAAAAAGGTCTTCCAGTGGATCTCAAGAGTGAGGGACGGACAAACAGTTTCCCTGCGACCCCCTTTTCGACGGTCCCAAGACCCTTCACTGACCATGGCCCTGTGGGGCAGTCCCTGGCATGTTGCATTCTGAAGCAGGACTGAGAGATGAACTTGAGCAGCAGGGTCTGCACCGCATTGGGCTCCTGCTTCTGCCGGAGTGTCCGGGCCAAGCTGGAGGGAGGGGTTTAAACACATGCAGCGAATGGGACGGCATCCACACTCACTCCGGCATATGACACCTCTCCACAAATGACCAATCACGGGCACGCGCCATGGAAACGTGCTGGCCTCACCTCCTAGTGCAGGAGCAGTGGTACATGGTCCTGGGCTCCAGGTTCCACAGGCCAAATCTCTCCACCCCTGGGGGAATCTTGTACGCACACTCATCGAGGTGCTTGTAACAGAGGCAGAGCTGCTTATCTGCGACGGGGGATGGAAAAAAAGAAGGTAACTGACATTCCGCATCTGGGGTACCATCTATTAATAACAAAGCACAAGGACGGTGCATAATCCCAAAAGATGCGGCCGCCTGCCACAATATAATCATTCAAACGCCATCATTCGGCATTATACGCAACGATTCAGACGACCAACTTGTGGAGGAATAATTTACAAGCTAGAAAGAGGTCATTTAAAGCAAGCGCAGGTACATTTCTGCTCCCCCGCGACCTTCAATACTTCATCCTGAGGAGCCGCTGATGCATAGAATATCTACACCAGAGTGTAAGAAATTAAGGACAACAGATAGAAGCTCATTTCTTCAGGCATTAGGGATGTAGGGTAATTTATATGGGACACAAGAAAcatctttgattcatcagaTTTTATGCCTCATAAAAATCACTTTCTCCAggcagtacacacacacacacacacacacctctttGCTGGGTGTCCAACACAGGCAGGAGTTGATTACTGGGGTTCATGCTTGGGGCCACAGTAGTCACAGCCAGCAGTGTATTCTCTAGGTCATCGGACTGGTCCCAGTTTGCTGGGTGGGGGCCCCCAGTGGGGGTATGGGAAGTCCTCGGCATCATAGAGACGGATGCAGATTCTGTGCATGCTTTTTGCTGGAGCCCGCTCCCCTTCTCAGGCAGGTGAAGCTGGGCTCGGCAGGGCGTATGCGATCTGGGAAGATGCCCACTGGTTGGAGCACCGAATCGCTCGGGGCCAGTCACACTTGGCAGGGTCGTCATCGTCGTCTCCGGGACTTCCGGTGTGCTTCGGTTACCAGGAATTTCCGTGGGCAGATGGTACTCGGTTTCCAGGACAGGGTGAGTGGAGTTGTACTTCGTAGCATTTCTAAGTACCGCCAGAGTCACCAGGGACATGTTACACCTGCTGGAATGgggagaataaaaaaataaaaatttaaaaatctgcaGCGTACACCTGAGGCAAGGCCTCTTTGCAGTACACCCAAATCCTGCTGGGGGTGTCTTTCAGTATGCCTGTCAAAACAGCATTTCATAAAATCAATACGTCCCCTGACACCTGGAAATGGGAGCCTTTGTTCTTCAAGATAGGAAGCACTTCCTCAACTTGACGCCGTGCGTCTAAGCTAGCATTGAAAAGCAGGTTCCCAGCCGACGCTGTGAGATCTGCCTGGGCACGCAGTGCAGGACACCACGCCCACCCCTGCTCCTGcatcctgcaccccccccccttaacgCTGTGTGGTGCTCACTTCACAGGAAACCTGGATTGAGGTAAAGTGAGATCCCCAGTGGGGCGTGAGAAAAGTGACAAGTCCATGCAGGCACAAGATGCGGCCGATTTCAAcagctgctgcccccccccacctgctgcTTTACCATTGGCCATAATAGAATCTCCCCATAGTTTGGGTCTCGTCTCATTCGTCTTTCCAGTTAAGTGGAGCAGCCTGTCAGTCATAACTCAGGTACTTGTGATTTCGATTTCCATCGGGGGAAGATTCTGCACACTGAAACGGGACTTACATGTCCCACCAGTTCATCTGTACGCACTGCATTCGTTGCTTAAGCACAAAGCAAGGGACCTTCAAGGCGCTGAAGAAGGTGTAGCCCACCATGTTGGAGATGGTATTGTTCACTTCCAGAAGACACTGTTGGAATCTGAAATGGCAGGGGCAAAATAAATGGTCAGAACCTGTCCATTCCTTATTGAGTCTGCAGGGGATGCACGGTTTACAAAATTCATCTGCAACCTACAAAAGGAGTCCTGCAGTTAAAaaactgaattgtgttacaccAGTAAGCATTCAGCAGTATAAATATGGATAATTTTCCAGTCAAGACCTTATTGATAAAAATTTAGCTCTTagttaaatggaaaaaaaagtgcTTTATTAAAACTAAAGTTGAAGCATAGTTGAGGATAGGCGATTTAAGTGAAGACTGAAAATTGTTTCCTATTTTAAATCTAACTTGTAATCAGACTTCTAATTTTTCAGTTCAGACAAACAAATACTACAGGCTGATTTAGGTTTTTCCAGTGGGTGATCTAATAGTTAAGGGAATGAGATGCGGTTGAATATTCTCGTTCTCATTATCTGACCAATTGTGAAACAAATTCAAAATCAATAACGACTCAAATCAAGCCGCTGATTGCGCAAGGGACTGAGAACCaatgagaaaatgaaataaacatgaAAACGAGTCCGCAATTTTCGGCGTTATGGGGATTTAAATAGTGAATCAATCCAATCAACATCGCAATCAAGGTTAATCGAGAACGCAACTGTAACAAAAATGAATGAAGAAGCACTGGGATTAAATGACGCGACTGAACAATCATGCACTCGCATGTCTGACTGGTGGGCGAcgaccacctcccccccaccccacacacacctgtaaACACTGCATTCTTCCAGAGTATTCCCCCAGAAGGCGAAGCCATATCTATACCAGGAAAAACTGTTCACCTGCGGTCACATTCGCAGTGCGAGATGGTGTAGAAGTTCGAGTTGAACAGGCCATAGTCGGTCGTGAAAGAGGGGATGGTGTGCTGGCAGTGATCGTGTTCCCTGCAGCATCTGTCCGTCCGTTCAAACACACCTGCAGCAGGTGCAAGGGGAAGCGATCCGCAGTCAGGCCGAAGAGTCACCACCAGTCTGTCAAAAACTTCAAAACCAATATGAAACACATTTTCGTTACATACCCAAGTCTTCATAGTTGTTCGCTTTATTCCCCGTCCCGCACCACAACGTCCCGGGAAAGATCCAAGACCGCTTCTGCCGCCGGAGCGATGTATCAAACAGCAAGTCCCGTCTGTCCCGACCAGATGCTCGGTATTTCGCTTCGTGCTGGGTTACACACGGGCTATCTGGTGCGAAAACACTACTGA
This is a stretch of genomic DNA from Paramormyrops kingsleyae isolate MSU_618 chromosome 7, PKINGS_0.4, whole genome shotgun sequence. It encodes these proteins:
- the pla2g3 gene encoding group 3 secretory phospholipase A2 isoform X1 — its product is MRDGSHVRLSFFLALAGFSLADNVRFWSEGVLDGAGFCYWTRASASGRIYLNFLQTPLSLRLFHTTWTEDLRLVDCAVTEQPKVTKGYLSLCLGEPTGSFSHVPDLRLNVSSVFAPDSPCVTQHEAKYRASGRDRRDLLFDTSLRRQKRSWIFPGTLWCGTGNKANNYEDLGVFERTDRCCREHDHCQHTIPSFTTDYGLFNSNFYTISHCECDRRFQQCLLEVNNTISNMVGYTFFSALKVPCFVLKQRMQCVQMNWWDIRCNMSLVTLAVLRNATKYNSTHPVLETEYHLPTEIPGNRSTPEVPETTMTTLPSVTGPERFGAPTSGHLPRSHTPCRAQLHLPEKGSGLQQKACTESASVSMMPRTSHTPTGGPHPANWDQSDDLENTLLAVTTVAPSMNPSNQLLPVLDTQQRDKQLCLCYKHLDECAYKIPPGVERFGLWNLEPRTMYHCSCTRSLARTLRQKQEPNAVQTLLLKFISQSCFRMQHARDCPTGPWCSAYFSEAPPIIRALRRKGASKARRFLEVPSTKVKRQDSRPVKRRAPVRLYQRCLTLVRSMPPSVGSWSPV
- the pla2g3 gene encoding group 3 secretory phospholipase A2 isoform X2 is translated as MRDGSHVRLSFFLALAGFSLADNVRFWSEGVLDGAGFCYWTRASASGRIYLNFLQTPLSLRLFHTTWTEDLRLVDCAVTEQPKVTKGYLSLCLGEPTGSFSHVPDLRLNVSSVFAPDSPCVTQHEAKYRASGRDRRDLLFDTSLRRQKRSWIFPGTLWCGTGNKANNYEDLGVFERTDRCCREHDHCQHTIPSFTTDYGLFNSNFYTISHCECDRRFQQCLLEVNNTISNMVGYTFFSALKVPCFVLKQRMQCVQMNWWDMCNMSLVTLAVLRNATKYNSTHPVLETEYHLPTEIPGNRSTPEVPETTMTTLPSVTGPERFGAPTSGHLPRSHTPCRAQLHLPEKGSGLQQKACTESASVSMMPRTSHTPTGGPHPANWDQSDDLENTLLAVTTVAPSMNPSNQLLPVLDTQQRDKQLCLCYKHLDECAYKIPPGVERFGLWNLEPRTMYHCSCTRSLARTLRQKQEPNAVQTLLLKFISQSCFRMQHARDCPTGPWCSAYFSEAPPIIRALRRKGASKARRFLEVPSTKVKRQDSRPVKRRAPVRLYQRCLTLVRSMPPSVGSWSPV